One part of the Rickettsia akari str. Hartford genome encodes these proteins:
- a CDS encoding PIN domain-containing protein: MLNNFTIVNLHEKISDIAVIIREENRIKLPDAIIWATAKYSNSLLVTRNTKDFPIHASGIKISYIYK, from the coding sequence ATTTTAAATAACTTTACTATAGTTAATTTACATGAAAAAATTTCAGACATTGCTGTAATTATTAGAGAAGAAAATAGAATTAAATTACCTGATGCTATAATATGGGCGACCGCTAAGTACAGCAACAGCTTATTAGTTACTAGAAATACAAAAGATTTTCCCATTCATGCCTCGGGTATAAAAATTTCATATATATATAAATGA
- a CDS encoding mannose-1-phosphate guanylyltransferase, giving the protein MIQADFVWNDLGTWHSLLQLTQPNINDNYCEGNVVTSNTTNSLISSNNKLTNVVDLENIIIIDTVNGLVVGDKSKINTIQDLVLIGSKLGNTECTQLIDSYPTKYTSFEYTVNNFIQNYVGQSDITSDNAILSAACSDTLNIAILGDINYKNMYNQGWTHIIT; this is encoded by the coding sequence ATGATACAAGCTGATTTTGTTTGGAACGATCTTGGTACTTGGCATTCCTTATTACAGCTAACACAACCAAATATAAACGATAATTATTGCGAGGGAAACGTAGTAACAAGCAATACTACAAACTCTTTAATTAGTTCTAATAATAAATTAACTAACGTAGTAGATCTTGAAAATATCATAATTATCGATACTGTGAACGGTCTTGTGGTTGGCGATAAATCAAAAATAAATACAATTCAAGACTTAGTATTGATTGGAAGTAAACTCGGAAATACAGAATGTACACAGCTTATTGATTCATATCCTACAAAATATACAAGCTTTGAGTATACTGTTAATAATTTTATTCAGAATTATGTGGGACAATCTGATATCACTTCTGATAATGCTATATTGTCAGCTGCTTGCTCCGATACTTTAAATATTGCCATTTTAGGAGACATAAATTATAAGAATATGTACAACCAAGGTTGGACACATATTATTACATAA
- the ubiB gene encoding 2-polyprenylphenol 6-hydroxylase, with product MINNFFNLIRIFRIISKKRILIDSRSPKYFTFIGYILALFSAPLSLFKKPYEDYGKRLIDCLSDLGPIYIKFGQTLSTRPDLVGAEIAGNLRVLQDKLAPFDGVVAREIIEREFGKCIVSPWLDHGIQKKIKKDWIPQSSLGMTLFLNNSPIAAASISQVHKAQLATGEYVAVKILRPGIHKKYNRDIKLLYFLAKIIAKFSKAKRLKPIKVVDKFHETMRFELDLRLEAAAASELMDNMRHDVNVIIPKIYWDLTSENILTTEWLEGTSIYDTLRLEELGLEPTKIAQNFAVMFFNQAYRDGFFHADLHAGNILVNKQGKIILLDFGIMGRLKEKDRLAVAESLFGFLKRDYKLVAKVHLRAGYIPSNTDLDLFAQSCRAVTEPIVGIPTKNISIGKLLAHLFKITEEFGMEVQPELLLLQKTLIMVEGIGRQLDGNVNMWQLAEPWIKKWAVKNLSTEAKLLRLVKHYLDILEDIV from the coding sequence ATGATAAATAATTTTTTTAATTTAATACGTATTTTTCGTATCATCAGTAAAAAACGAATTCTAATTGATTCAAGAAGCCCTAAGTATTTTACGTTTATCGGTTATATATTAGCTTTATTTTCTGCTCCGTTATCATTATTTAAAAAACCGTATGAAGATTATGGCAAACGCCTAATAGATTGTTTAAGCGATCTTGGACCTATTTATATAAAATTCGGACAAACTCTTTCGACAAGACCTGATTTAGTAGGAGCAGAGATAGCAGGTAATTTAAGGGTATTGCAGGATAAGCTAGCTCCGTTTGATGGTGTGGTGGCTAGAGAAATTATAGAGAGGGAGTTTGGTAAGTGTATTGTCAGCCCGTGGCTTGACCACGGTATCCAGAAAAAAATTAAAAAAGACTGGATCCCACAATCAAGTCTCGGGATGACATTGTTTTTAAACAACTCCCCCATTGCCGCCGCATCAATCTCCCAGGTACATAAGGCCCAACTCGCAACTGGTGAATATGTTGCGGTAAAAATTCTGCGTCCGGGTATTCATAAAAAATATAACAGAGATATTAAGCTGCTATATTTTCTTGCAAAAATTATCGCAAAATTTTCTAAAGCAAAAAGGCTAAAACCAATTAAAGTAGTTGATAAATTTCATGAAACTATGAGATTTGAGCTTGATTTAAGGTTAGAAGCGGCAGCTGCTTCTGAGCTTATGGATAATATGCGACATGATGTTAATGTGATAATCCCTAAAATATATTGGGACTTAACATCAGAAAATATACTAACTACTGAGTGGTTAGAAGGAACTTCTATATATGATACTTTGCGGCTAGAAGAATTGGGATTAGAGCCTACAAAAATAGCTCAGAATTTTGCCGTAATGTTTTTCAATCAAGCCTATAGAGATGGGTTTTTTCATGCTGATTTACATGCAGGCAATATTTTAGTGAATAAGCAAGGTAAGATAATTTTACTTGATTTTGGTATTATGGGCAGACTTAAAGAAAAAGATCGTTTAGCTGTTGCCGAAAGTCTATTCGGTTTTTTAAAACGTGATTATAAATTAGTGGCTAAAGTACATTTAAGAGCCGGCTACATCCCATCAAATACCGATTTAGATTTATTCGCTCAAAGTTGTAGAGCAGTTACTGAGCCTATAGTAGGGATACCCACGAAAAATATTTCCATAGGTAAGCTGCTTGCACATTTATTTAAAATCACTGAAGAGTTCGGCATGGAAGTACAACCGGAATTATTGTTATTGCAAAAGACTTTGATAATGGTTGAAGGGATAGGTAGACAGCTAGACGGTAATGTTAATATGTGGCAACTCGCCGAACCTTGGATTAAAAAATGGGCAGTAAAAAACTTAAGCACTGAAGCGAAGTTGCTACGATTGGTAAAGCATTACCTAGATATCCTAGAGGATATTGTTTGA
- the ubiE gene encoding bifunctional demethylmenaquinone methyltransferase/2-methoxy-6-polyprenyl-1,4-benzoquinol methylase UbiE, with translation MNHIDFGFKKVDYTKKQGLVNSVFSNVADKYDLMNDLMSFGLHRLWKDEFIRRIPNLNSHILDVASGSGDIALKLAKKARDRGNNIALTLSDINEEMLKNAKKKTIDLNLFQNLKFTVASAEELPYPDNSFDYYTIAFGIRNVPDINKALKEAYRVLKPMGKFICLEFSKVKESYFKDFYKFYSFSIIPTIGQVITGNKEAYEYLVESIELFPSQDEFRIMIKEAGFEEVGYKNLSGGIVAIHSGYKI, from the coding sequence ATGAATCACATAGATTTTGGCTTTAAAAAAGTAGACTACACTAAAAAACAAGGATTAGTAAATAGCGTTTTTTCTAATGTCGCTGATAAGTATGATTTAATGAATGACTTAATGAGCTTTGGGTTACATCGCTTATGGAAAGATGAATTTATTAGGCGAATCCCAAATCTTAACTCTCATATATTAGACGTCGCTAGCGGTAGCGGTGATATTGCTTTAAAACTTGCTAAAAAAGCAAGAGATAGAGGCAATAATATTGCTTTAACTTTAAGTGACATCAATGAAGAGATGCTAAAGAATGCTAAAAAGAAAACAATTGATCTAAACCTATTTCAGAACCTTAAATTTACTGTAGCAAGTGCCGAAGAATTACCTTACCCGGATAATAGTTTCGATTATTATACTATAGCATTCGGTATTAGAAACGTACCTGATATTAATAAAGCTTTAAAAGAAGCTTATAGAGTTCTAAAACCGATGGGTAAGTTTATATGCCTTGAGTTTTCAAAGGTAAAAGAAAGTTATTTTAAAGATTTTTATAAATTTTATTCATTTAGTATTATACCTACCATCGGTCAGGTCATCACTGGTAATAAAGAAGCATATGAATATTTGGTTGAAAGTATCGAGTTATTCCCCTCACAAGACGAGTTTAGAATAATGATTAAAGAAGCCGGTTTTGAGGAAGTTGGTTATAAAAATTTAAGTGGCGGAATAGTTGCTATTCACAGTGGATATAAGATATGA